A section of the Nitrososphaerota archaeon genome encodes:
- the cysS gene encoding cysteine--tRNA ligase, with protein MTGQKDEFQPRELGTVKMFVCGPTVYDWTHVGHARTYLAYDLLARYLLSQGYHLKFIVNITDLDDKVFDRADAEGVDYRHLTDKYTHAFIEDLRSLRINSVSAFIRASDYLTEIERQVQMLIEKGHAYRADSGDIYFDTSTFPRYGRLANLTPAEIKLRRIDPDPHKRSQSDFILWRSWTQKGSPPSFPSGFGQGRPGWHIEDTAISIPTLGPEYDIHGGAVELIFPHHEAEIAQAESITGQTPFVKYWVHTGLLLIDGEKMSKSLGNIITLRDMLNRCHADTLRLYLLSKHYRKVFNFKMDDIPIFEEQAALIHGAVNRLKQQLNKPRRNVNAGSTGLNPRYKKPVDRFFQALNDDLNTPKAINSLISLLTTIDKDGEAAADPQLLITILRMLSILGLE; from the coding sequence TTGACAGGTCAGAAGGATGAGTTCCAGCCGCGTGAACTAGGAACCGTGAAGATGTTCGTCTGCGGCCCCACTGTCTACGACTGGACTCACGTCGGCCACGCCCGCACCTACCTAGCATACGACTTGCTGGCCCGCTACCTTCTTTCACAAGGCTATCACCTCAAATTCATCGTTAACATTACCGATCTAGACGACAAGGTCTTCGACCGAGCAGATGCGGAGGGAGTTGACTACCGACACCTAACAGACAAGTACACCCATGCCTTCATCGAAGATCTGAGATCACTGCGCATTAACAGCGTAAGCGCCTTCATCAGAGCCTCCGATTACCTCACAGAGATTGAGAGACAAGTTCAGATGCTTATCGAAAAAGGGCACGCCTACAGAGCTGATAGCGGCGACATCTACTTCGACACCTCCACCTTCCCACGATACGGCAGACTCGCTAACCTCACCCCGGCCGAAATCAAGCTACGCCGCATCGACCCCGATCCCCATAAACGGAGTCAAAGCGACTTTATCCTTTGGCGAAGCTGGACTCAAAAAGGATCTCCACCTTCATTCCCAAGCGGTTTCGGACAAGGCAGACCCGGATGGCACATCGAAGACACCGCGATCTCAATACCGACCCTAGGCCCCGAATACGATATTCACGGCGGCGCAGTAGAGCTAATCTTCCCACACCATGAAGCTGAGATAGCTCAAGCCGAATCCATCACTGGACAAACACCATTCGTGAAGTACTGGGTTCACACAGGTCTCCTACTCATAGACGGAGAGAAGATGTCTAAATCCCTTGGAAACATCATCACTTTAAGAGACATGCTGAACAGGTGCCACGCAGATACTCTCCGACTCTACCTGCTCTCTAAACACTACCGAAAGGTATTCAACTTCAAAATGGACGACATTCCTATCTTCGAAGAGCAGGCCGCGTTAATCCACGGCGCAGTAAACCGTTTGAAGCAGCAACTCAATAAGCCTAGAAGAAACGTAAACGCAGGCTCAACAGGCTTAAACCCCAGATACAAGAAGCCTGTAGACCGCTTCTTCCAAGCCCTCAACGACGATCTAAACACACCTAAAGCCATCAACTCGTTAATATCACTGTTAACAACAATCGATAAAGACGGTGAAGCCGCAGCAGATCCTCAGCTGCTCATAACTATTCTGAGAATGCTCTCTATCCTCGGCCTCGAATAA
- a CDS encoding MFS transporter — MKPILPLSIATVLLFLSFSLQRPFVPLFMEEDLKASITEIGQAAAVLGLMGLFVAVPAGLLSDRIGRQIPAALGALIWGAALALVAVASEPYQVVLSYLLAGIGTVLFDASLTALVGDISPKEELGRSYGIYNAAVQMGFAVGPVAGAFFILASGYRDVFLAVAVLPAAAATLVLVSRPKNTIIQAIDPVDPAAERERIHRSEAIWAGWISTFSFGVLAAGISVLAPLYARLNSFDDFFIGMLFTIQSVTGAFGLFTFARRLDASRHVGLLTAGGLLLTGLSTAGFALSTSGIWLLLMMGLFGVGGALTFMSASVGIARGTNVANRGAAMGSVSMSRYAGFMFGPWVGSIIVSSQSSIAAGYEYGFFALAAISFAGTLLIILLSRIHQ, encoded by the coding sequence TTGAAGCCGATTTTACCGCTCTCGATAGCAACTGTCCTGCTCTTCCTGAGCTTCTCACTTCAACGACCTTTTGTCCCGCTCTTCATGGAGGAGGATCTGAAGGCATCCATCACGGAAATCGGGCAGGCCGCCGCGGTTCTCGGATTAATGGGTCTCTTTGTGGCGGTTCCAGCAGGACTACTATCTGATCGAATTGGGAGACAGATACCTGCTGCGTTAGGAGCCCTAATATGGGGAGCTGCTCTTGCGCTGGTCGCAGTAGCTTCGGAGCCGTATCAAGTGGTTCTTAGCTACTTGTTGGCAGGCATCGGAACAGTTCTCTTCGACGCTTCCCTCACGGCATTAGTTGGAGATATTTCACCGAAGGAGGAACTTGGCAGATCATACGGCATATACAACGCAGCGGTGCAGATGGGGTTTGCAGTTGGCCCTGTAGCAGGAGCGTTCTTCATTCTAGCATCAGGGTACAGGGATGTCTTCCTCGCAGTGGCTGTCCTGCCGGCTGCGGCGGCGACGCTAGTCTTGGTGTCCCGACCTAAGAACACGATTATTCAAGCCATCGATCCTGTGGATCCAGCTGCGGAGCGTGAGCGTATTCATCGGAGCGAAGCTATCTGGGCAGGCTGGATTTCGACGTTCAGCTTCGGCGTCTTAGCGGCCGGGATAAGTGTCCTAGCCCCGCTATATGCGCGCCTCAACAGCTTCGACGACTTCTTCATCGGCATGCTCTTTACGATTCAATCTGTGACTGGTGCCTTCGGGCTTTTCACATTCGCCCGCAGACTAGACGCCTCTAGACATGTTGGACTTCTAACCGCGGGAGGATTACTCCTGACGGGCTTGAGCACCGCCGGCTTCGCGCTATCGACTTCCGGGATCTGGTTACTGCTGATGATGGGACTCTTCGGCGTAGGCGGAGCCCTCACATTCATGAGTGCAAGCGTAGGAATTGCTCGAGGCACAAATGTTGCAAACCGGGGTGCCGCCATGGGGTCAGTGAGCATGAGCCGATACGCAGGCTTCATGTTCGGACCATGGGTTGGCAGCATAATTGTTTCAAGCCAATCCTCAATCGCTGCAGGTTACGAATACGGGTTCTTCGCCCTCGCCGCGATATCTTTCGCTGGAACCCTGTTGATAATACTTCTCAGCCGCATCCACCAGTAA
- a CDS encoding GNAT family N-acetyltransferase — protein MTKSTVDERWRQFEDNENSWFSFWSEAKDIGYALLLINEALADDPLPNHATRINCSTEAVAELLDRVVLEYQTRNIRPCIFISPLTHPQNLKTTLQDIGFRERNQLHVMEFAGADRIKTPEPSNMIVQRIGAELLDLWIQIFAESFMVIPPQIKEYSARAQHLPLDGEVELFIASLSGEPAGCAALYSKNGVGGVYSVGTLPKFRRRGVATALLKTVVQRSKALGNNSTILQVFSEEGPVTLYRHNGFELRYSKNIYILR, from the coding sequence GTGACCAAATCGACGGTAGATGAGCGTTGGCGGCAGTTCGAGGATAATGAGAACTCTTGGTTCTCCTTCTGGTCCGAAGCCAAAGATATCGGATATGCACTCCTCCTAATCAACGAAGCGTTAGCTGATGACCCCCTACCGAACCACGCAACTCGCATAAACTGCAGTACCGAAGCGGTCGCCGAGCTCCTAGACCGAGTTGTCTTAGAGTATCAAACCAGAAATATTCGGCCTTGCATATTCATCTCTCCGCTCACGCATCCTCAGAACCTGAAGACGACACTGCAGGATATCGGGTTCAGAGAACGGAATCAGCTCCATGTAATGGAGTTCGCTGGTGCTGACCGCATCAAGACTCCGGAACCTAGTAACATGATTGTCCAACGGATCGGCGCCGAACTACTGGACTTGTGGATTCAAATCTTCGCAGAGTCATTCATGGTAATTCCACCCCAAATTAAGGAGTATTCGGCGCGTGCGCAGCATCTGCCTCTGGACGGTGAGGTTGAACTCTTCATAGCGAGTTTAAGCGGCGAGCCTGCCGGATGCGCTGCGCTCTACTCTAAGAACGGCGTCGGAGGCGTTTACTCCGTCGGGACGCTTCCTAAGTTCCGTAGAAGGGGTGTGGCGACTGCTCTACTGAAAACGGTTGTGCAAAGATCCAAGGCTCTGGGTAACAACTCGACTATTCTTCAAGTGTTTTCTGAAGAAGGTCCAGTAACTCTCTACCGTCACAACGGCTTCGAGCTGCGATACTCTAAGAACATCTACATTCTACGTTAA
- a CDS encoding endonuclease III: MATVLSDIVKMLEQYTGFKTALGEVSAEWESDSFKVLIATILSQRTRDEVTEKAAERLFHQFGTPEELAEADEEEVKKLIRPVGFYPIKAKRIKEVAKLIIERFHGKVPHDMESLLSLPSVGRKTANCVLVYGFKEPAIPVDTHVHRISNRLNLVQTRTPEATEERLAETVDKKYWLNINDLFIRFGKKICLPIGPKCGICLLKDHCAYYAVKVAHHHRDQ; this comes from the coding sequence ATGGCGACTGTTCTTTCAGATATCGTGAAGATGCTTGAACAATACACCGGCTTCAAGACCGCTCTTGGAGAGGTGAGCGCTGAATGGGAGAGTGATTCGTTCAAAGTTCTAATCGCTACAATACTTTCGCAACGTACAAGAGATGAGGTTACCGAGAAGGCCGCCGAACGGCTCTTCCACCAGTTCGGAACCCCTGAAGAGCTGGCTGAGGCTGATGAAGAAGAGGTTAAGAAGTTGATCCGGCCGGTCGGCTTCTATCCGATCAAGGCGAAGCGGATTAAGGAAGTCGCTAAGCTGATAATCGAGCGTTTCCACGGCAAGGTTCCACACGACATGGAGAGCCTGCTTTCTCTCCCATCAGTAGGTCGAAAAACAGCTAACTGTGTCCTAGTCTACGGCTTCAAAGAACCAGCTATCCCTGTAGATACCCATGTGCACAGGATATCAAACAGGCTTAATCTGGTGCAGACACGGACACCCGAAGCTACTGAGGAGCGTCTCGCCGAAACGGTTGACAAGAAGTACTGGTTGAACATCAACGATCTCTTCATCAGATTCGGCAAAAAGATCTGCCTCCCCATAGGCCCCAAATGCGGAATATGCCTTCTCAAAGATCACTGCGCCTACTACGCCGTTAAGGTTGCACATCATCATCGAGATCAGTAA
- a CDS encoding MBL fold metallo-hydrolase, with product MIKYDSIEVFWLGHDCFRIEGSRVIYTDPYKLMKRKPADLILVTHPHADHLSPDDIRKLVTKDTVVVAPESCIENLQPLDLKDVRIVKQGDQLEVKDIEIRAVPMYNVNKFRSPGIPFHPKRFGVGYVFKMNGTTFYHTGDTDLIPEMEGLKVDVMFTPVSGTYVMTAQEASQATMKIKPKLAIPMHYGSIVGSRIDAEEFSRYAGCRVEILDKED from the coding sequence TTGATTAAGTATGATAGTATAGAGGTATTCTGGCTAGGTCATGACTGCTTCAGAATCGAGGGAAGCAGAGTAATCTACACCGATCCATACAAACTGATGAAAAGAAAGCCGGCTGACCTAATCCTGGTTACCCACCCGCATGCAGATCATTTAAGCCCAGATGATATTCGAAAATTAGTGACTAAAGATACAGTTGTCGTCGCCCCGGAGAGCTGTATAGAGAATCTTCAGCCGCTTGATCTGAAAGATGTTAGAATAGTAAAACAGGGTGATCAGCTAGAGGTGAAGGATATAGAGATTAGAGCTGTGCCTATGTATAACGTTAACAAATTCCGGTCGCCCGGGATTCCGTTTCATCCGAAAAGATTTGGCGTCGGCTATGTCTTCAAGATGAATGGAACCACCTTCTACCATACTGGAGATACAGATCTGATCCCGGAAATGGAGGGACTGAAAGTTGACGTGATGTTCACCCCGGTCAGCGGCACATATGTGATGACGGCGCAGGAGGCGTCGCAGGCAACTATGAAAATTAAGCCGAAGCTCGCTATCCCTATGCATTACGGAAGCATAGTGGGAAGTAGGATCGACGCGGAAGAGTTCAGTCGATACGCCGGCTGCCGAGTTGAGATCCTAGATAAGGAAGATTGA
- a CDS encoding DUF488 domain-containing protein has product MLIQVKRVYDAPELTDGFRILVDRLWPRGLSKEKLKMDLWIKDIAPSDDLRKWFSHDPAKWPEFKHRYFKELDEKHKEIEQILSHVKNGTVTLLYSAKDETHNQAAALKEYLEAYPLLPKET; this is encoded by the coding sequence GTGTTGATACAGGTTAAACGAGTTTACGATGCGCCTGAGCTGACTGACGGCTTCAGGATTCTCGTGGATCGGCTTTGGCCTCGCGGGTTAAGCAAGGAGAAGTTGAAGATGGATTTATGGATAAAGGATATCGCGCCGAGTGACGATCTACGAAAGTGGTTCAGCCACGACCCAGCTAAGTGGCCAGAATTCAAACACCGCTACTTCAAGGAGCTAGATGAAAAACATAAGGAGATCGAGCAGATACTGAGCCACGTCAAGAATGGAACAGTTACTCTGCTCTACAGCGCTAAGGATGAAACGCACAACCAAGCAGCCGCCCTGAAGGAGTATCTAGAAGCCTACCCACTTCTCCCAAAAGAAACTTGA
- a CDS encoding phosphatase PAP2 family protein, with protein sequence MSLNKYHLASIILLVSFIILSLLVSPRLGQDNSPLVIQDQSAFLLVNNSHYPALDQPMILLTKYGRELVWPAATALIFVFGGRSGRRVAVIMAIAMLVSLPLGSVAKEIVARPRPTIPPSDFLIAAGSDFAFPSGHSLVVSAGAGVVLALFRGSSRRTAVSLALATEAALVCVSRVYVGGHYPLDVVGGVLLGLSIAFALTGFSKQIDSFLNRIM encoded by the coding sequence ATGTCGTTGAACAAGTATCACTTAGCCTCTATTATTCTCCTAGTTTCCTTCATTATACTATCACTGCTGGTTTCACCTAGGCTAGGTCAAGACAATTCTCCCTTGGTTATTCAGGACCAATCGGCGTTTCTTCTGGTTAACAACTCTCACTATCCTGCTCTTGATCAGCCGATGATACTTTTGACGAAGTACGGAAGGGAGCTTGTATGGCCCGCTGCCACCGCCCTCATCTTTGTCTTTGGAGGAAGATCTGGTAGAAGGGTAGCTGTTATAATGGCTATTGCGATGCTGGTTTCTCTGCCTTTAGGTAGTGTTGCCAAGGAGATTGTGGCTAGGCCTAGACCAACTATTCCTCCTTCAGATTTCCTTATAGCTGCAGGCTCGGATTTCGCATTTCCTTCAGGTCATTCTCTAGTAGTCTCAGCCGGCGCAGGGGTGGTGCTAGCATTGTTTAGAGGTTCCAGCAGGAGGACGGCGGTATCGCTGGCCTTGGCTACAGAGGCTGCGCTTGTATGCGTATCTAGAGTGTATGTTGGTGGCCACTACCCTCTCGATGTGGTTGGAGGAGTTCTACTAGGCCTAAGCATCGCATTTGCCTTAACGGGCTTCTCAAAACAGATAGACTCATTTCTGAACCGGATAATGTAG